One stretch of Ptiloglossa arizonensis isolate GNS036 chromosome 7, iyPtiAriz1_principal, whole genome shotgun sequence DNA includes these proteins:
- the LOC143149543 gene encoding uridine phosphorylase 1-like, giving the protein MPICKCENRLLEKNHVCQLKSSVKNNEHEKETRYPDGSVRLRNPNIELSAQDVLYHLALGSGSHNLVEMFGDVKFVCMGGTQKRMQQFANYISQEMDVKLPVGTTLRDISQDSNRYSMYKVGPVLSISHGIGIASLGVLLHEIMKLMYHAKVKDPVFFRIGTCGGIGLESGTVVISEEVVDGMLKPYFELPVLGKLVRRPAKLDQQLARKIKALANPDDPYDTVIGKTLCANDFYEGQGRLDGAFCEYSENDKMEYLNKLYEAGIRNIEMESVLLAAFTHHAGIQSAIVCVTLLDRLKGDQVETPKEILKKWEQRPQELVARYITKEISN; this is encoded by the exons ATGCCTATTTGTAAGTGTGAAAACCGATTGCTAGAGAAGAATCACGTGTGCCAGTTAAAGTCCTCTGTCAAAAATAATGAACACGAAAAAGAGACAAG ATACCCAGATGGATCTGTGCGTCTGCGAAATCCTAACATTGAACTCAGTGCTCAAGATGTACTGTATCATTTAGCTCTAGGCAGTGGCTCTCATAACCTCGTGGAAATGTTCGGTGACGTAAAG TTTGTGTGTATGGGTGGAACACAAAAACGTATGCAACAGTTTGCTAATTACATAAGTCAGGAAATGGATGTGAAACTACCGGTTGGAACGACTCTTCGTGATATTAGTCAGGATTCAAACCGATATTCCATGTATAAGGTCGGACCGGTACTTTCCATTAGT CATGGAATTGGCATCGCATCGCTTGGAGTTCTTCTCCATGAAATTATGAAGCTGATGTACCACGCAAAAGTGAAGGATCCGGTATTTTTTAGAATCGGCACTTGCGGTGGAATCGGCCTTGAAAGCGGTACCGTCGTAATTTCCGAAGAAGTAGTCGATGGAATGCTGAAACCTTACTTCGAATTG CCTGTTCTTGGTAAATTGGTAAGAAGGCCTGCCAAACTTGATCAACAACTTGCTCGCAAAATAAAGGCACTTGCGAATCCTGATGATCCTTATGATACTGTAATCGGTAAAACATTGTGTGCTAACGACTTCTATGAAGGCCAAGGTCGGCTGGACGGCGCATTTTGCGAGTATTCTGAAAATGATAAAATGGAGTACCTGAACAAGTTGTATGAAGCCGGTATAAGAAATATAGAGATGGAAAGCGTCCTGTTGGCAGCTTTCACACATCACGCTGGGATTCAGTCTGCTATTGTCTGTGTGACATTACTAGACCGTCTCAAAGGCGACCAG GTAGAGACACCGAAGGAAATTTTGAAGAAGTGGGAACAGCGACCGCAAGAGTTGGTCGCTCGTTACATAACCAAAGAAATTTCTAATTAG